One Mugil cephalus isolate CIBA_MC_2020 chromosome 12, CIBA_Mcephalus_1.1, whole genome shotgun sequence DNA segment encodes these proteins:
- the LOC125017255 gene encoding high-affinity choline transporter 1-like — MAIHAEGLVAIVIFYVLILFVGIWAAWKNKNSGVGDGMDQSERIMVGGRDIGLFVGGFTMTATWVGGGYINGTAEYVYLPDYGLAWAQAPFGYALSLVVGGLFFAKPMRSRGYVTMLDPFQQLYGQRMGGLLFIPALMGEIFWSAAILSALGATLSVIVDININMSVVISALIAIFYTLVGGLYSVAYTDVVQLFCIFLGLWISVPFALSNPAVSDISVTAKEAIYQSPWLGKIEPEDKWLWADNFFLLMLGGIPWQVYFQRVLSASSATYAQVLSFLAAFGCLVMAVPSVLIGAIGASTDWNQTTYGSLPPKDKEESDMILPIVLQHLCPPYISFFGLGAVSAAVMSSADSSILSASSMFARNIYQLAFRQSASDRELVWVMRITIFVFGALATAMALLTGSVYGLWYLSSDLVYVIIFPQLLSVLFVKGTNTYGSVAGYIFGLLLRIGGGEPYLKLPPFIYYPGWVTQEKIHHLTGDVEYFVQQRFPFKSVSMVASFLANVVFSYLTKYLFESGMLSHKYDFLDAVVSKHSKEIMDKATLVSNHDNIILSEMAPVHQALGPSLAGTFINTEVLSDDGASSPEAFHNDD, encoded by the exons ATGGCCATCCACGCGGAGGGTCTCGTGGCTATTGTGATCTTCTACGTCTTGATTCTTTTCGTTGGCATCTGGGCCGCGTGGAAGAACAAGAACTCCGGAGTTGGCGATGGCATGGACCAGAGCGAGAGGATCATGGTCGGGGGAAGGGACATCGGGCTGTTCGTTGGTGGATTCACAATGACCG cgACTTGGGTGGGCGGGGGCTATATCAACGGGACAGCAGAATATGTTTACCTGCCAGACTACGGGCTGGCCTGGGCGCAGGCACCTTTTGGGTACGCTCTCAGCCTGGTTGTAG GTGGCCTTTTCTTTGCCAAACCAATGCGATCACGCGGATACGTCACCATGCTGGACCCCTTCCAGCAGCTGTACGGACAAAGGATGGGAGGACTGCTCTTCATCCCTGCACTCATGGGAGAGATCTTCTGGTCTGCAGCCATTTTGTCTGCCTTGG GTGCCACTCTCAGTGTGATCGTGGACATAAACATCAACATGTCAGTGGTGATCTCTGCACTGATAGCTATCTTCTACACCCTTGTTGGGGGACTATACTCGGTCGCATACACGGATGTCGTCCAGCTCTTCTGTATCTTTCTGGGCTTG TGGATCAGTGTGCCTTTTGCTCTGTCCAATCCTGCCGTGTCAGACATCAGCGTTACAGCTAAAGAAGCAATCTATCAGTCACCCTGGCTGGGGAAGATTGAGCCTGAAGACAAATGGCTCTGGGCGGACAACTTCTTTTTGCTG ATGTTGGGGGGGATTCCCTGGCAGGTCTATTTTCAACGGGTTCTTTCTGCCTCTTCAGCTACCTATGCTCAGGTCCTTTCCTTCCTCGCTGCCTTCGGTTGCTTGGTCATGGCCGTGCCCTCTGTCCTCATAGGAGCTATAGGGGCTTCCACTG ACTGGAATCAAACAACGTATGGTTCCCTCCCTCCGAAGGATAAGGAAGAATCGGACATGATTCTTCCCATAGTGCTTCAGCACCTCTGCCCACCGTACATCTCCTTCTTTGGTCTGGGGGCGGTGTCGGCTGCAGTAATGTCATCAGCAGACTCATCCATACTCTCAGCCAGCTCCATGTTTGCCAGAAACATCTATCAGCTCGCCTTTCGACAATCG GCTTCAGATCGTGAGCTTGTTTGGGTAATGCGCATCACCATCTTTGTCTTTGGAGCTCTCGCCACTGCAATGGCTTTGTTAACGGGATCGGTATACGGCTTGTGGTACCTGAGCTCTGACCTGGTCTACGTCATAATTTTCCCTCAACTTCtgagtgttttatttgtcaagGGCACCAATACCTATGGCTCTGTGGCTGGCTACATCTTTGGTCTTTTGCTGCGCATTGGTGGAGGGGAACCATACCTCAAACTCCCTCCATTCATCTATTACCCTGGATGGGTGACTCAGGAGAAGATCCACCACCTCACTGGTGATGTAGAGTACTTTGTCCAGCAGAGATTCCCTTTCAAGTCCGTGTCCATGGTGGCATCCTTCTTGGCAAATGTAGTCTTCTCTTACCTCACAAAGTACTTATTTGAAAGTGGTATGCTGTCACACAAGTATGACTTCCTGGATGCAGTGGTGTCCAAGCATAGCAAGGAAATCATGGACAAGGCTACACTGGTAAGCAACCATGACAACATAATTCTTTCAGAGATGGCTCCTGTCCATCAAGCTTTGGGTCCATCGCTTGCCGGAACCTTCATCAACACTGAGGTCCTCAGTGATGACGGTGCCTCTAGTCCAGAGGCTTTCCACAATGATGACTAG